The genomic segment ttgcttgagtaccatgctgacttaagcattggagtggtcacgccggacacccctccggcgcccattcacgtggttactttCTTGTCCGCAGATCTCTCAAATTTCAGGAAGGAAAGAAGTTCAGTCTAGACGCTCAACTCATATTTCCTTTAACTTGATAGCAAATCCGGCAGAGTACCCGACCCGACTCATCCATTTTGCCCGGGTTGCATCaccatatatataaaaaaatcaggTAAAAAAAACTAATTAATCCAAGTAGAGTTATACTTCTTCGGCGGAAATGGAGATCTCGTTGGCCTTCTCCTCGGCTTCTTGGCGGATGAAACGAACCATCTGCTGGATCTGCTTCGATACATCGGCGTTATTCATTGTCGGGTCCGGATTGGTCGTGTCTTTTTTGCTCTCCTCTTGTGATTAGAGAAAAAAAGCGGCGTCCTTCTTTGAGCTGGCCCTGATGGCAGGCTAGAGCTACAGTTTCTACAATTATTATTGCATGTTTCATTTGCATGTGATTCACACCACTCTCTCTCTCTCGCCGCTGTCACCTCAAATCGGATATATCGCATTCAACCCAAAGTTTTGAACTCTTTGCATCTGTGACCTTTCAAGTCTCGACCGGAGAACAAATCAAAATTCTTTTGGTTTAATTATTACTCAGTTGAGTTTATCTAAACCTAATTAtttaatgacaaaaacttgtgtgagacggtctcacgagttgtattttgtgagacagatctcttatttgggttatccatgaaaaaagaattaattttatgctgaatgtattactttttattgtgaatatcggtaggattgacctgtttaatagataaagattcatgagactgtctcacaagagacctactcttatttAATTACAGTATTTAGGATATAATTAAGTTTgttttcttatatatttttgtttaatttcATGGAAATAATGTAACATTATACCAAAGATGTAACATTAAGTTCAAACCAATTTCATCAAACTGAATTTCTTTTTAATATATTGTAAATTtctttaacaaaataaattgaaaaaatgaATATAACTTAGGGATATTGAACCGGGGAATCGAAACCAGCCCAAATcacttggacattgtttagggtttttttttttttgacaaaaagaacagaattttttttaaaaaaaattatatatatggtgAAATAGCAATTATAAGAGATTGGATATTGCAGATTGCCCCCATTTTGGGTGTCaatctgtaatttttttaattatgatatagtccaatttttttattataaacaaATGTTCATTAGTAGTCATCGTTACAAATGAATAATTTACTTTTTCGaaactgaatgaattgaaattAACCAATGAAAATCAAGAAATACTACATTGAAAGCAACACAAGAATAGCAGTGCAGGGGCACCCAAGACGAGTGTCCCTGCGCTCTATGTTCTGTCCGAGATATTTCTGAACAAAAACTGTAGCGTGGGTACTTTTCAAGCCTTGTTTAACAACACATGGGCTCGAAATCGGTCCGATTATACTGAATTGTACTTCCGGTTCGAAATTGTTTTGGAATCAGAATTGGAACCAAATCGATTTTTACCCGATTCCATCCTGTTCACTCTGGAACTGTTAAGCAGGAGCACGCGTGTTTTGATAGCTAGTCTAAAAGTCAAGCCGAATGAATGTCTTCGTACGAGTCAGTTAATATGACGGCGCAAAATGTTTGAAAGTTCCTGCTTGTttctaaatattattaattacaATAATGGACCCGACCCGGATCGACAAAGCTCTTGATTGAGTCGCagctagggatgtaatcgagccgagccgagtcgagccgaactcttgaatgtttgagcttggttcgtttataatcgagccgagctcgagctttatttaacgaatatatgcatggctcacgagtttattcaagcctttatcgagcctaaacaaacttaataaatatgaattatacatttaaattttcattaaattaattaaaaagtaaattatatatttaaagaaaaatatattattcttgttaaaatttgtaaatttattataataaataaatttaatagatttttctatatatttcataaataatatgcaaaatcaataaatcaaatatcaaaactattattttttcatctaaaagattactcatgaacttaccaacgaacatgttcacgagctaacgagccgaatactgtaaagcttgagtttggtttgtttatcttaacgagcctcattaaacgagctcaaacgagcttttatcgaatcgagcttcgaatagctcacgaacggtttggttcgtttacatccctagtcGCAGCCACCATTATATAAAACTAGTTGTAATTGGGCACAAAAATCACGAATAATTAGTCATTTGGAACCTAAGCCATTGTTTTTTGCTCTCATGCCTTTTGACTTTCTCTCAAGCAAATCCGAATTAATAATCTATAACTAATTGAatatgtctcttgtgaaacggtttcacaaatctttatttgtgagacgaatcaaccctatcgatattcacaataaaaaaataatactcttgacataaaaagtaatattttttcatggatgatccgaGTAAGAggtctgtctcacaaaatacgacccgtgaaaccgtctcacgcAAGTTTTTATCTAATTTATAATTGTCTTAGTGAGAATTTTAGTTATCCATTTCCTTTAATCGTATTATCAAGATGGAATTTTCTTCTTTAATTTAAAGTATTTGCCACTTTTCTAGTGTCATGTAATCTAATCtttcgtctcacacaagtttttatctaaTTTATAATTGTCTTAGTGAGAATTTTAGTTATCCATTTCCTTCAATCGTATTATCAGGACGAAATTTTCTTCTTTAATTTAAAGTATTTGCCATGTAACCTAATCCTACTCTTTCAATACCTGTTTCAGCATAAATCTCACCTTTGTTCCAAATATAAAAATCCCTGTGTTTTACGCATGATTGGTGACAGTTGATTTGACCTTTGCAAGTGCACCTGTATTTGGACCGAGTAAAAGAAAGACTATAATTTATATTCATAcaatttctttaatttttcgGTCCAACTTATCAGACGCGTTGAACTTGGACCACACGAGGATAATCCTgagttaattaatttaacacaaGTAGCCTAAAACCCGTGTCTGAATGGTACACCCCCCCCACCACCCCCACTTTTGTCATAATACCTTTTTTAGGATGCACTGCACCTTtattacttaaaataaaataaaataaaaatagagatttttttttggttttagatattttttttaataaatttatattaaatattttattattttctaaattatttaatcaaaaaatgtaattttttaataaaatagacatctaataattcaaaatttgaagaaTTAGGGGAATACCATTATTGTTGTTCATCCTATCTGTCTTCTGTCTTTCCAAGAAGACGCGGCCGCCTTCTCTCTCTTCCTTTCTATAAAAGAATGGCCAAACACTCTCTTTTGCTCAcccaaacaaaataaattaaaaaccgACTCTCTGTGATTTGTTAGTTCAGATCCTACGGCTGTATATGCACGGCGATGACTTCCGACGACCATAAACCTGATTATAGTGAACCTATAAAGATCCGAGAAGTATGGTCCGATAACCTCGAATCggaatttgaattgatatcgGATCTCATCGATAGCTACCCGTTTTTGTCCATGGACACAGAGTTTCCGGGGGTTATCTACAAGCATCAGCAGTTTAACCCCACGGGCCACCGTCGTCAGAGGCTGTCTCCTTCCGATCACTATTTGACCCTCAAGTCCAACGTCGACGCTTTGAAcctcatccagctcggtctcaCCCTCTCCGACGCGTCCGGAAACCTACCGGATCTGGGATCCGGCGAGCGCTACATCTGGCAGTTCAACTTCTCCGACTTCGACCTGTCACGCGATCCCCACTCTCCGGAGTCCATCGATTTGCTGAAGGTCCACGGGATGGACTTCGAGAAGAACAAGGCCTCCGGCATCGACTCGGCCCGCTTCGCGGAGTTGATGATGAGTTCCGGCGTGGTATGCAACCAGGCCGTCAGCTGGGTGACCTTCCACAGCGCGTACGACTTCGGGTACCTGGTAAAGATACTCACGCGCCGGGAGTTGCCCTTCGGGCTTGGCGAGTTTTTGGAGGTTCTGAGGGTGTTCTTTGGAAATAAAATCTACGACGTCAAGTATCTGATGCGGTTCTGCCAGAGCCTGTACGGCGGGTTGGACCGGGTGGCCCGGGCATTGGACGTGGACCGGGTCGTGGGGAAGTGCCATCAAGCCGGGTCGGATAGCTTGCTGACGTGGCACGCGTTTCAGAAAATGAGGGCTGCATATTTCGTGGAGCAAGGGCTTGAGAAACATGCCGGGGTGTTGTATGGATTAGAAGTTTATTGATTCAATATATCTCTCTGGTTAATAGAAATAACAATTAAATTTATTCTTTTGCGAATTTTTTTGTTCTTAAATGCTGAACAAGCCTGAAGGCAATGAGTTGGGCACTGGTTAGAATGGACTAAACAATATtagaaatattgtatactattAGGACAAGGTAATGTTAAGAACAAATAATATGATCCGCCTTGACGTTGTGAGttaaaatcttattttaaaaccatGGTTTGAATATTATAATCAGTTGTTTTGAACCTCAACAATCGCATGTTAATTACTGTCCTAAACTAGTGGTTTTAAGGTTAATTTAGTATTGATAATGACTAAGTAATCGCTAATTAAACATTCTCTCTCAGTCAGTACAATTTGATCTCTCTACTAGTTCCTCAATATTCATGTTCCCTTTCAGAAAAATACTAGCAAATATAACAACACCCTTGAAGGCAAACCATTTTTCACCATCTGAAATCTCTCCGGTCGAGCTcctatataatttattatatagtaAGTCTATTGTAAAACGTAAGGGTGATCATGGTGCGATTTtgcggtttttttaaaaaaattcaaaccgaATTGTCATATGTTATCGCTGttttacatgaaaaattagttttacGATTTTGAGTGGTTTCAAGCGGTTGCGGTCGGTTTacgatttttttaattaaaaatattagaacatatattctaatttatttgaaaacaacaacaatatattgttttcaaatataaaatatagttcaAAGCATATAAagatcaaaatagaaaaaacaataaacaagattcaaaaataagttaataatttaacaacacATCACATTCacaacaaaaatgacatttacactattttattcttttttttttttattttcaaacttcaaacaaattattgtccgaaaataaataaatactttaataaaatattaatatgaaaaataattaagaaaatgataagTTTTACTTGtaagaataataattttgaagagAGTTGAGATATTATGAATGAtgacttctttatttgaatatgttgtttacaaattattataattctaGGCCTAATATTATGGGAAGCGGTTTAGGCTGTGCGGTTTGGTGCGGTTCTTGACAAAAAAAATAACCGAACCGCGTATGCGGTACGGtttatgattaatatttttaatcgcggtttttataaaatattacgAAAAACGGTGAGGTGCAATTCGGTTCAGGCggttaataaaaaatttgatcacCCTCAGTAaaacggtttcacgaatctttatctgtgagatagatcaaccttaccgatattcacaataaaaagtaatactcttgacataaaaagtaatattttttcatgaataatccaaataagatattcatctcacaaaatacaatctttgagaccgtctcacacaaatttttgtcattattattttgattttcaaaatcattaaaacttttttttaaaaaaaagtcatTTTTCCTTACGGTATAACCTGGTTATATTCGTGTTACAGATCTATCCGATCTATATATACGattgacataaaaaaaataatattttttctataatCCAGTTGAATCAAAAGATTTATTTCCTAAAATTTATATGTGTTTTTTGCTGAAAGAAATAAACACCATCCACCCCCTTCAATTGTCATTCTCGTGAACGAAGCCAAGCCAAAGCAGCCACTTGCTCATTAAAATTAAAGACCAAGTTGAACACAAGACAGAGATTTAGTTTCCACCTCTAAAACTTCTGTAATTTACATTAAATGCGTCACCCAGGCGCAAATCTTTCTATTCTAGAAATTTTTTGATCCGATCCGATGCCTGTTTCCTCCTTTTTCTGCTCCACTTTTTAACTACCAGCGCAGAAACAGATTAATGGCTTCACATGTCCACATCAATCCCCCGTGCCCACAAACCTAACTATCTGATTACCTTCTACGCATTGGAAGAGCACGGCGGTGTCCATCCCGCGCCTCCGACGTTGCCACCTTTGTTCCATATCTCCATGAATGCTTGGATGATGATCTCACGGTGCTGAGGCGAATTCAGCCGCAGTAAGCAGTCAAGAAGCTGCTGAAGATCACTTCTCGAATATATTTCCCTCTCAAAGATCATTTGAAGCATGGATTTCCGGAAATCGCTTAAAGGGTCCTTGGAATCTTTGACTACGGCTAAACTGTCGTGGATTTTCCGGCATGAGCTGACAGTTTTGGTGCATTTGGGATGATCGTTGTGGATTTCAGGCGAATACTGAGATGAGCTGTCGATGTTGATGGATAATGTGGTGGTGGTGTGGTCCTCGTCGTCGCCGATGATGGACCTCCGACCGCCGtgtctttcccaagagctggcGGAAGAAGAGGGGCCGTGGCGGTGAAACTGATTGGAGGAGGACTTGGATACGTGTTTGGCCTCGATAGCGTCTGTAGCTTTTGGTCCACATCCCCATCCTCCGTTTGGTTTGAAAATGTTCTTGAACCTCTCCC from the Primulina tabacum isolate GXHZ01 chromosome 8, ASM2559414v2, whole genome shotgun sequence genome contains:
- the LOC142553576 gene encoding putative CCR4-associated factor 1 homolog 11 gives rise to the protein MTSDDHKPDYSEPIKIREVWSDNLESEFELISDLIDSYPFLSMDTEFPGVIYKHQQFNPTGHRRQRLSPSDHYLTLKSNVDALNLIQLGLTLSDASGNLPDLGSGERYIWQFNFSDFDLSRDPHSPESIDLLKVHGMDFEKNKASGIDSARFAELMMSSGVVCNQAVSWVTFHSAYDFGYLVKILTRRELPFGLGEFLEVLRVFFGNKIYDVKYLMRFCQSLYGGLDRVARALDVDRVVGKCHQAGSDSLLTWHAFQKMRAAYFVEQGLEKHAGVLYGLEVY